The following coding sequences lie in one Lolium perenne isolate Kyuss_39 chromosome 2, Kyuss_2.0, whole genome shotgun sequence genomic window:
- the LOC127332594 gene encoding uncharacterized protein, with the protein MPPPPPSIAGKAACFLSFAAARDRCFSHRFLAAGLRPLAVHLPDAADPVTTVHMWVPASPPRNPLVLLHGFGASATWQWYPYLRPLIAAGFDPIVPDLVFFGNSCTRLPDRSDMFQAWSLKAALDAIGVKKFGLVGVSYGGFVGYKMAAMYPDAVDKVAMVCAGVCLEEKDLAEGLFPVAGVDEAAALLVPRRPDEVRRLVRLTFVRPPLIMPSCFLWDYIKVMGSDHIQEKTELLHALISGRQLSTLPKLKQKTLIVWGEQDKVFPMELAHRLKRHLEGNSRLVVIHNAGHAVNLEKPTEVCKSIIDFFQEPVAEDSNDEMV; encoded by the exons ATGCCTCCCCCGCCGCCGTCCATCGCCGGCAAGGCCGCCTGCTTCCTCAGCTTCGCGGCGGCGCGCGACCGCTGCTTCAGCCACCGCTTCCTCGCCGCCGGCCTCCGCCCGCTCGCCGTCCACCTCCCCGACGCCGCCGACCCCGTCACCACCGTCCACATGTGGGTCCCCGCCAGCCCGCCGCGCAACCCGCTCGTCCTCCTCCACGGCTTCGGCGCCTCCGCCACCTGGCAGTGGTACCCCTACCTCCGCCCCCTCATCGCCGCCGGGTTCGACCCCATCGTCCCCGACCTCGTCTTCTTCGGCAACTCCTGCACCCGCCTCCCCGACCGCTCCGACATGTTCCAG GCCTGGTCGCTCAAGGCGGCGCTGGATGCGATCGGGGTGAAGAAATTCGGGCTGGTCGGGGTCAGCTACGGCGGGTTCGTGGGGTACAAGATGGCGGCCATGTACCCGGACGCGGTGGACAAGGTGGCCATGGTGTGCGCGGGCGTCTGCCTCGAGGAGAAGGACCTCGCCGAGGGTCTCTTCCCGGTGGccggggtcgacgaggcggcagcGCTGCTGGTGCCGCGGCGGCCGGACGAGGTGCGGCGCCTCGTCAGGCTCACATTCGTGCGGCCGCCACTCATCATGCCGTCCTGTTTCCTCTGGGACTACATTAAG GTGATGGGCTCGGATCATATCCAAGAGAAGACTGAGCTACTACATGCCTTGATCAGTGGACGGCAACTTTCAACTCTTCCAAAACTAAAACAG AAAACGCTGATAGTCTGGGGGGAGCAAGATAAGGTGTTCCCAATGGAGTTGGCGCATCGATTGAAGAG GCATCTAGAGGGGAACTCCCGATTAGTTGTCATACACAACGCTGGGCACGCAGTCAATCTCGAGAAGCCCACCGAGGTGTGCAAGAGCATCATCGATTTTTTCCAAGAGCCGGTCGCCGAAGATTCAAACGACGAAATG GTGTAG